The following nucleotide sequence is from Photobacterium gaetbulicola Gung47.
AGATCCCCTGGTAGAGATCTTCACTGCGCTTTTTATGGGTGTTGCTGGGGGCCGCGAGCATCTGCTGGCAATAGCTCATTAAGGCTTGCAGCAGGTGCTCGTCCATCGGTTTTTGCAGTGGCTCTTTGGAAAGGGCATTGAGCGCGGCAAGGATATGGTCGATGGCAAAGCCGGTCCGGGTTTGGATACTGTGCTTTTGCACATCGTAGAAGTTGGTCTGCCCTTTGGACTTGCTGACTAGGCTGAATCCGAGTTGGCGCTTGCCAAATAGCAGGCTGAGTACCGAGCAATCGGTATCCCAGTTGGGTTTGTTCCAGCTGTTGGGGGGAATATACAGGGCATCACCGGCCATGATCTTCACTTCGGTAATACCATGATCCGGATCTTCCAGCTGGTTGAGGTACTCACCGCTGATGACCATCTCCAGCCGGGGGAAGTTGACCTGGTAACTGAATGGTGGCGGAGTGACATGATCACCGGCAAACCAGATCCGGTTGAAGTGCTCACGCTCGGCAAGCAGGGTTTCGATAAGCTGGTGGAATACTTGGCTCATGGTACTAATTGGTCTTGGCTCAGATGTGCTAGTGGCTGTTATTATCTTTTGCTCTTGTCTCTATTGTCCTTGTTCTCGGCCTGATACCGTGAAGCTGATCACCTAAATTTCTCGTCTCAGGCTGGAAAATCGTGTTACTTAAGTCTAGCTGCTGTTATTTTTTGATTTAATGCATGCACTATTTATGAACCACTACATTGTTTTAAATTGTTGATTTATATTGGCTTTATTGACTTTGCGGGTGGTTGATATAGCTGGGTTTATTATGAGAGTCCGATCACACAACAATACAGGTGTTACAAATGTCCAGTAAATGCTCCTCTGGTACACTATAAGAGGCGTACTAAAAAGCCGAAAATATCCCCAACGGTAAACAGTATGCCGATATAAATAATCAAAGGGGGAACACTCATGATCACCAATCTGATTAATGAGCAGTTGATTTGCCTAGACCTTAAGGCAACGACAAAAGAAGAGGTGTTTGTTGAGATGATCGACATCCTGCACAAGCAGGGTCGAGTCAGTGACAAGCAGCAGTTTTTGGCCGATATCCTTGCCCGCGAAGAGCTGGGCAACACAGGCTTTGAAGACGGCGTAGCATTGCCGCACGCCAAAAGTGCCGCAGTCAGCGAGCCGGCAGTCGCCATTGGTATTAGCCGTAGCGGTATTGAATACGGTGCCGAAGATGGTCTGCCTTCCAAACTATTTTTCATGATTGCCTCGCCAGACGGCGGTGCAAACCACCATATCGAAGTGCTGGCCGAGTTGTCTTCCAAGTTGATTGAAGACGGCTTTATCGATGCTTTCCTCGCGGCTAAATCGGAAAAAGACGCGCTGGCTCTGTTGCTGGAAAAAACAGAAACAGCAGAGGCACCAGCGGCTGAAAATGGTTTCCTTATTGGTGTGACAGGTTGTCCTGCCGGTGTTGCGCACACTTACCTTGCAGCGGAAGCGCTTGAGAAGGGAGCGAAAGAGCTAGGCTACGAAATCAAAGTCGAAACCAATGGTTCTATCGGGGTGAAGAACAGCCCGACAGCCGAAGAAATTGCCCGTGCCGAAGCGATCATTGTCAGCTGCGACAAGCAGGTGGACATGGCTCGTTTTGCTGGCAAGCGCTTGATTAAAACCGGTGTTAAAGCACCGATCAAAGATGCCAAAGGCCTGATTGGCCAAGCCTTGGCGGCTCCAGAGTACCAAGCCTCTGGCGAGGATGCGCCAGTCGAGAAAGGAAGCAAAGTGACTCAGGCGCGCTCTGATCTTTACCGCTACCTGATGAACGGTGTATCGCACATGATCCCGTTCGTAGTAACTGGTGGTCTGTTGATCGCCCTTGCTCTGGCAATTGGTGGTCAGCCAACAGAAGCGGGTATGGCCATTCCTGATGGCAGCATGTGGAACAAGGTACTGGATGTTGGTGTCGTTGCATTCACACTGATGATCCCTATTCTTGCCGGTTATATTGCTTACGCCATTGCTGACCGTCCGGCGCTTGCACCGGGTC
It contains:
- a CDS encoding putative transcriptional regulator (COG2207): MSQVFHQLIETLLAEREHFNRIWFAGDHVTPPPFSYQVNFPRLEMVISGEYLNQLEDPDHGITEVKIMAGDALYIPPNSWNKPNWDTDCSVLSLLFGKRQLGFSLVSKSKGQTNFYDVQKHSIQTRTGFAIDHILAALNALSKEPLQKPMDEHLLQALMSYCQQMLAAPSNTHKKRSEDLYQGICIYIQENFHRPITRDSIAKRFNITPNHLSRLFRQQGHMRMADYITWVRIERAKFMLKKYTFRLNEVATRCGFQDVNYFYRVFKNKTGMTPSDYRGRD
- a CDS encoding PTS system fructose-specific IIABC component (COG1299,COG1445,COG1762), with protein sequence MITNLINEQLICLDLKATTKEEVFVEMIDILHKQGRVSDKQQFLADILAREELGNTGFEDGVALPHAKSAAVSEPAVAIGISRSGIEYGAEDGLPSKLFFMIASPDGGANHHIEVLAELSSKLIEDGFIDAFLAAKSEKDALALLLEKTETAEAPAAENGFLIGVTGCPAGVAHTYLAAEALEKGAKELGYEIKVETNGSIGVKNSPTAEEIARAEAIIVSCDKQVDMARFAGKRLIKTGVKAPIKDAKGLIGQALAAPEYQASGEDAPVEKGSKVTQARSDLYRYLMNGVSHMIPFVVTGGLLIALALAIGGQPTEAGMAIPDGSMWNKVLDVGVVAFTLMIPILAGYIAYAIADRPALAPGLIGGWIANNGSFYGAEAGTGFIGAIVAGLLVGYFVKFIVTRNYHKFIQPLVPIMIAPITGSLFISSLFIFVIGAPIASLMDGLNAMLTSMSTGNVVLLGIVLGGMAGFDMGGPFNKVAFLFSVGMIASGQTQFMGAMACAIPVAPLGMALATVIGRKFNIFEESEIEAGKASGAMGLVGISEGAIPFAAQDPMSVIPANVLGSMVAAVMAFSFGITNSVAHGGPVVALLGAMNKPVLALACMAAGAVVTALVAVSLKKMRQAKSQQTAVA